The Pedobacter ginsengisoli region TAAGAACGATAATAAATATATTATTGTAATAAACATAAACAACTATTCCGGTTCCGGAATCAGTAAAAAATTATTCAGGGTTTTGGATGCCCTTAAGTAAAGTGATAAATTGCGGCAATTATGAAAAACACCCTTTACCTGCTCTTTTTAAGTCTTTTAAGCATTCCTGTCTTCGGTCAGTATGCCATTTCAAATACCGAAGCAACCACAGAAACCGTTGCTATAGTAAACAATGCCCCTGATATTGCAATTATACCAGAGCCCGTATCTGTTATAAAAAGTGAAGGATATTTTATACTTCCCTCAAATGTAGTAATACAAGCTCCGGCAACACCAGAACTAAAACAGGTGGTTGCCTTTTTACAGGAAAGGCTTTCTATTCCTACCGGAAGTTATGTTGCTGAGGTAAGCACTCCGGCTGCAGGCTCAACCATTAACCTCATTTTAAATGAAAAAACAAATTCAGCATTAGGTAAAGAGGGATACCAATTAACGGTAACACCTAATCATATTACCATTAAAGCAAACAAGCCAGCTGGTTTATTTTATGGCGCCCAGAGTCTTATTCAGCTATTTCCTAAAGAAATTGAGAGTAAAGAGGCTGTTGAAAATATAGAATGGAAGGCCCCTTGTGTAGAAATAACAGATTATCCGCGGGTTGGATGGAGAGGCTTGATGTTTGATGTTGCCCGTCACTTTTTCACCAAAGCAGAAGTAAAACAGTATATAGATGCAATGGTACGCTACAAATACAACATCTTGCATTTACACCTGACTGATGATGAGGGTTGGAGAATTGAAATAAAGGGCTTACCCAAACTAACTGAAATAGGTGCCTGGAATGTAAAAAAAATAGGTGAGTTCGGGAATTTCTTCCCTCCAGCTGCTGATGAGCCTCGTAATTATGGTGGCTTTTACACGCAGGATGACATAAGAGAACTGGTCCAATATGCGAAGGACAGGTTTGTAGATATAATGCCCGAAATAGATGTTCCGGGGCACAGTTTAGCGGCAATTGCATCTTATCCTGAACTGTCATGCACACCTGGTGCAGAGAACTATCGTGTACGTTCCGGCGAAAGAATTATGGACTGGTCAAGAGGCGCCCCTCCTATTGCTTTGGTAGATAATACACTGTGTCCGGCTAATGAAAAAGTTTACAGCTTTTTAGATACTGTAATTACTCAGGTTGCACAATTGTTCCCTTTCGAATACATCCATATGGGGGGAGATGAAGCACCGTTTAATTTTTGGGAAAAGAGCGACAGTATTAAAGCTTTAATGAAAAAAGAAGGCTTAAAAAACATGCATCAGGTTCAGGGTTATTTTGAAAAGCGTGTGCAAAAGATAGTAGAATCAAAAGGGAAGAAATTTATGGGTTGGGATGAGATTCTCGACGGAGATATGCCACAAAACACCTCAGTAATGAGCTGGAGGGGTATGAAATACGGAATTGAGGCTGCCAAAAGGAAACATGAAGTGGTGATGAGCCCTACTACGTATGCCTACCTTGATTATATGCAGGCTGATGTCATTACAGAACCTAAGGTATATGCTTCATTAAGATTAAGTAAATCTTATGAGTTTGACCCAATCCCTGCTGGTGTCGACAAAAAATACATTAAAGGAGGGCAGGCAAACCTATGGACTGAACAAGTTTATAATATCCGTCAGGCAGAGTACATGACCTGGCCAAGAGGTATGGCAATAGCAGAATCTGTATGGTCTCCTATTGAAAAGAAAAACTGGAATAATTTCTTTAACCGCGTTGAACAGCATTTTAAAAGGCTCGACGTAGCTGAAACAAAATATGCTCCCAGTGTTTATGATCCTATATTTAGCGTAAGCAGATCGGCAGATAAGCAACTTATGATTGAATTGAGCACAGAAGTGCCAGGGCTTGATATTTATTACAGCTTCGACAATTCATTTCCCGATCGTTTTTATCCTAAGTATACAGAAAAGTTATCGCCCCCTAAGGATGCCACTACACTTAAAGTGATTACTTACAAAGGAAAACAACCGGTAGGCAGAATGCTTGCTATGCCGGTTGATGAATTAAGCAGAAGATCTAGAAAATAAGATATTGAGATACTTTGTCCATATAGGCTATAATGGCCTGCATTATAACGGCTGGCAAAAGCAACCCGGGGTATTAAACGTGCAAGGGGTACTCGAAAAAGCACTAACACAGGTGCTAAAAACCCCTGTTTTTATTATAGGCTGCGGGCGTACAGATGCACATGTACATGCCAGTCAGTTCTTTTTTCATATGGATGTTGAAGATGAATGGGATTTCGACCTCTTGTTCAGGCTAAATAAGCTCTTACCTGCCAATATTGCCATATTTGATATCATTGCAATGGATGGCTTACAACATGCACGGTTCGACGCCGTACTTAGATCTTACGACTACTTTATCCACACCTATAAAGATCCGTTTCTTAATGGCCTAAGCTCGTTTTATTTACTAAAAGATCTTCATTTTGATCAAATGAAACAAGCGGTTGATGTACTTCCAAAGTATAAAGATTACAGAGCTTTTTGTACCAGCCCCGACAAATACGAACACACTATTTGCAATGTAATGGAAGCAAATCTGGCAATAGACCCCTCGGGCGACAAGTTACGCTTCCATATCTCTTCAAATCGCTTCCTAAGCAAAATGATCCGCATCATTATGGGTCAGTTGTTAAAAATAGGAAGAGGAGTTTTAAGTGTAGACGAATTTGAGAATTACCTTTTTACAAAACAGACTCCCGCTTTAATTACCCCTGCTCATCCCCAAGGGCTTTACTTATCAAAGGTCAGTTATCCATACTTAAATTTGCCTCGCAGAACCGCTTTTTCAGCCATTTTACAGAATCACGCCGACCTTTCCTGGAAAACATTATAAGGTATTGATTGTTAATATTTTGCTATTGATTATTAAGTTAGAATTAGTTAGCTTTAATAGACCAATATAAAAATAGGAGGCATTATCATGACTGTTATTCAAAAAATCGAGCGCTGGGGTGATGTACATCATGCCAAATGGTTAGACATTATCCGTATTGCTTTAGGTATTCTCATTTTTAGCAAAGGCATTGCAATTGTTAGTAACAGTGCTGCGCTTCAGGACCTGTTACTACAGAATAACGTATTTGGTTTTTCTGGAATGATGGCGAGTTTGGCCGTTCACATTGTAGGGTTTGTACATTTAGTTGGGGGTCTTTTAATAGCTATTGGGCTCCTTACCCGATTTGCATCCGTTATACAAATCCCAATACTACTGTGCGCAGTTTTTTTTGTAAACCTGGCACATGGTTTTTCAGCTCTGAATTCTGAATTGTGGCTTTCCATTATTGTATTGCTATTATTAGTTTTATTTTGGGTTGTTGGATCTGGTCCCTATTCGGTAGACCACTCTATGAAAAAGAGACAAGATATTAATAGATAAACGTATCTTTCGGCATATTTTATATGCATGAAAAGACTCTTGCTTATCGCATTACTATTATACACTTCGCATAGTTTTGCGCAGGATCCTACATTTACCTATTTTGACCTTACACGAAAAGGGTTCAACGAAAAGAATGCACTCAAAACCGCAGCTTTTGTGGAGCAGTATTGGCGTTTGCCCGGCAACAAAGGGTTTAACGAGAGCATTTATTATGTAGAAAACCTACTAAAAGAAGCCGGATTTGTAAAGGAACAAAATGACGAGGCGGAAGGCTTATTAACCTACCGCATCGAAAAACGTCCCATGAAACAAAATACGTGGGAGCCGGTTAATGCTGCAATAAGTATTGAGGGGGAACATGAACCGCTTTTAGAGTTTAAAACAAATCGTAATATGATTACAATAAACTCCGCTTCAACCCCTCCCGATGGCATTATGGCCGAGGTAATTTACATAAATCCCACCGAGATCAGCTCAATTGAAGATAAGGATGTTAAAGGTAAAATTGTATTTTCTGAAATTGGCTCGGGCAGATTATTCAACGTAGCCATCAATGCCGGGGCTTTGGGAGTGTTAGGGTATGCTATGCCTGCGTACACTCAACCTGAAAAACATCAAACTTCCATTCAATTCTCCGGAATTAATAATCCCGACAATAATGGCTGGGCTATTAACCTTTCATTTAAGGCTAAGGAACGCTTAAAGAAGGCCTTAGCAAAAGGCCCCGTTAAACTTAACGTTACCATACAAACCAACAGTTATGCTTCTGAAGAGTTAACCATAGTTGCTAACATAAAAGGGAAAACCAACCCAAATGAACGTTTTGTATATAGCGCTCATGTTCAGGAGCCAGGGGCAAATGACAACGCATCGGGCGTAGGAACATTAGCCGAAATGGCAAGACTCTCGGCCTCATTGGTAAAATCAGGAAAACTTATCCCTCAAAGAACCTTAACATTTTTATGGGGTGACGAAATTGTATCAACCCAAAGATATATCAAAGAGAATAATGAAAGAGCCAAAGGAATTATGTGGGGAATGAGTTTGGATATGGTTGGCGAAAACACAGAGAAAACAGGAGGATCTTTTCTTATAGAAAAAATGCCGGATCCTTCAGCAATTTGGACAAGAGGCAACGATAAACATTCGGAGTGGGGCGCAGGTGATGTAAAAGAAAAAGACCTTTTTCCTCATTACTACAATGATCTGGTAATGAAAATCTGTACCGACCAAGGTAAACATGCAAACTGGAAAGTCAATTACAACCCTTTTGAAGGTGGCAGCGATCATACACCCTTCCTGAAAAGTAAAATCCCCGGCTTACTCCTGTGGCATTTTACAGATGTTTTTTACCATACTGATAACGACAGGATCGATAAAGTATCTGCTGTAACCATGAAAAATGTTGGCATTAGTGCTTTAACTACAGCCTATTTACTTACAACTGCAGATGAGAGCACAGCTTTATTTACCATTAATGAAGTAAAAACTGCCGCTTTAATCAGATTAAAAACAGAATTTGACTTAAGCAAGCAAGCCATCAATAATGGAACATCTAACGTTTCGCAAGAGGGGCACATTATATCAACCTGGGGTAAATATTATACAGATGCTTTGGCCACCATTTCTTCAATCCCTGTAAAAACCGAAACTACAAGAATAGGCTCGACAATTAAGTATGCGGTATTAGAAGTAGAAAAACAAACCAATCAATATCTGGAAGATTTAAAATAACTGAGCTACAGCCTTGTCAGGGGTTAAGTTTATTCCCTCAATACTTAAAGCAGCACGCTTATAGAATGGATTTCTCTCTGCCAGTTTCGACTCGATAAAGCCAATCAGTTGCTCCTCATTCATATCTTTTAATAGAGGGCGCTTCTCTTTACCTTTTTCTAATCTCTTAGCTAAGGCAATCGGAGTCATT contains the following coding sequences:
- a CDS encoding tRNA pseudouridine synthase A, giving the protein MRYFVHIGYNGLHYNGWQKQPGVLNVQGVLEKALTQVLKTPVFIIGCGRTDAHVHASQFFFHMDVEDEWDFDLLFRLNKLLPANIAIFDIIAMDGLQHARFDAVLRSYDYFIHTYKDPFLNGLSSFYLLKDLHFDQMKQAVDVLPKYKDYRAFCTSPDKYEHTICNVMEANLAIDPSGDKLRFHISSNRFLSKMIRIIMGQLLKIGRGVLSVDEFENYLFTKQTPALITPAHPQGLYLSKVSYPYLNLPRRTAFSAILQNHADLSWKTL
- a CDS encoding DoxX family protein, which gives rise to MTVIQKIERWGDVHHAKWLDIIRIALGILIFSKGIAIVSNSAALQDLLLQNNVFGFSGMMASLAVHIVGFVHLVGGLLIAIGLLTRFASVIQIPILLCAVFFVNLAHGFSALNSELWLSIIVLLLLVLFWVVGSGPYSVDHSMKKRQDINR
- a CDS encoding beta-N-acetylhexosaminidase, with amino-acid sequence MKNTLYLLFLSLLSIPVFGQYAISNTEATTETVAIVNNAPDIAIIPEPVSVIKSEGYFILPSNVVIQAPATPELKQVVAFLQERLSIPTGSYVAEVSTPAAGSTINLILNEKTNSALGKEGYQLTVTPNHITIKANKPAGLFYGAQSLIQLFPKEIESKEAVENIEWKAPCVEITDYPRVGWRGLMFDVARHFFTKAEVKQYIDAMVRYKYNILHLHLTDDEGWRIEIKGLPKLTEIGAWNVKKIGEFGNFFPPAADEPRNYGGFYTQDDIRELVQYAKDRFVDIMPEIDVPGHSLAAIASYPELSCTPGAENYRVRSGERIMDWSRGAPPIALVDNTLCPANEKVYSFLDTVITQVAQLFPFEYIHMGGDEAPFNFWEKSDSIKALMKKEGLKNMHQVQGYFEKRVQKIVESKGKKFMGWDEILDGDMPQNTSVMSWRGMKYGIEAAKRKHEVVMSPTTYAYLDYMQADVITEPKVYASLRLSKSYEFDPIPAGVDKKYIKGGQANLWTEQVYNIRQAEYMTWPRGMAIAESVWSPIEKKNWNNFFNRVEQHFKRLDVAETKYAPSVYDPIFSVSRSADKQLMIELSTEVPGLDIYYSFDNSFPDRFYPKYTEKLSPPKDATTLKVITYKGKQPVGRMLAMPVDELSRRSRK
- a CDS encoding M28 family peptidase, whose protein sequence is MKRLLLIALLLYTSHSFAQDPTFTYFDLTRKGFNEKNALKTAAFVEQYWRLPGNKGFNESIYYVENLLKEAGFVKEQNDEAEGLLTYRIEKRPMKQNTWEPVNAAISIEGEHEPLLEFKTNRNMITINSASTPPDGIMAEVIYINPTEISSIEDKDVKGKIVFSEIGSGRLFNVAINAGALGVLGYAMPAYTQPEKHQTSIQFSGINNPDNNGWAINLSFKAKERLKKALAKGPVKLNVTIQTNSYASEELTIVANIKGKTNPNERFVYSAHVQEPGANDNASGVGTLAEMARLSASLVKSGKLIPQRTLTFLWGDEIVSTQRYIKENNERAKGIMWGMSLDMVGENTEKTGGSFLIEKMPDPSAIWTRGNDKHSEWGAGDVKEKDLFPHYYNDLVMKICTDQGKHANWKVNYNPFEGGSDHTPFLKSKIPGLLLWHFTDVFYHTDNDRIDKVSAVTMKNVGISALTTAYLLTTADESTALFTINEVKTAALIRLKTEFDLSKQAINNGTSNVSQEGHIISTWGKYYTDALATISSIPVKTETTRIGSTIKYAVLEVEKQTNQYLEDLK